The Pseudomonas sp. KU26590 genomic sequence GATGTTGTTGGTGTTGATCCCCAGCAGGTTGGCCATCTTGATGTCTTCGGCGCAGGCACGGCAGGCGCGACCCAGGCGAGAGCGGGAGATAAACCAGGTCAGACCGAGCATGGCCACCAGCGTGACGACGAAGATGAGGATCTGCATGTACGAGATCACCACTTCATGGCTGCTGCCGGGGCCGAAAACGAAGTTGCCGGGAATGAGGTTGGGGATCGACTTGTCTTTTGAGTCCTGCGACAACAGCACGGTGTTCTGCAGGAAAATCGACATGCCGATGGCGGAAATCAGAGGGATCAAACGGTTGCTGCCGCGCAGCGGGCGATAGGCAACTCGCTCGATGGCGTAACCGTAGGCGCTGGTCACGACGATACTGGCGACGAAGGCTGCGGTAATCAGCAGGGGCAGGCTGTCCAGGCCAAGCATGGTCAGACCGGCCAGGGCGATAAACGCCACATACGAGCCGATCATGTACACCTCGCCATGGGCGAAGTTGATCATGCCGATGATGCCGTAAACCATGGTGTAGCCAATGGCAATCAAGGCGTAAGTGCTGCCAATGGTCAACCCATTAACCAGCTGTTGAAGAAAGTGATAGAGATCTATCGGCATTGCTGAGTGCTCCTAAAAACCTGCCTGGTGTTTCACTGGTGAAGTCTTTTTCCCGCTCGCGCGTCGTGATCTACGTCCGCGTCCGGCACGAGCCCAGTGGTTCACTGGTGCGGTTTCAAGATGTTCAGGGGTCGGAATTCTTGTGAAATTCGCTGCCCGGCTAAAACAAAGCCCACTGCGGTTGCAGTGGGCTTCGGGTAAGCATGAAGGCCGCGTTATTTCACAGGGGCTTCAGTCTTGGTGCCATCTTTGTGCCAGGTGTAAACGACGAATTTGAAGTCTTTCAGGTCACCCTTGTCGTCGAAAGACAGCTCACCGGTAGGGGTTTTGAAGGTACCGGCGTGAATGGCTGCAGCCACTTTGGCGGTGTCTTCGGACTTGGCGGTGGTGATCGCGTCAGCAATCACTTCCACAGCGGCGTAGGACGGGAACACGAACGGACCGCTCGGGTCTTCTTTCTTCGCGGCGAATGCATCAACCAGCGCCTTGTTGGAAGGATCCTGGTCGAAGGATTTCGGCAGAGTCACCAACAGACCTTCGGACGCGTCCTGAGCGATCTGCGAGATGGAAGCGTTGCCCACGCCTTCCGGACCCATGAAGCCGGCTTTCAGGCCTTTTTCCTGTGCCTGACGCAGGATCAGACCCAGCTCGGGGTGGTAGCCGCCGTAGTAGACGAAGTCGACGTTGGCTTGCTTCATCTTGGCGATCAGCGAAGAGAAGTCCTTGTCGCCGGCATTGATGCCTTCGAACAGGGCGACTTTCACGCCGTCTGCTTCCAGGGTCTTCTTGACGGCGGTGGCGATGCCTTCACCGTACTGCTGTTTGTCGTGGATGACCGCAACGATCTTCGGCTTGACCTGTTTGGCGATGTAGTCGCCGGCGGCCGGGCCCTGGGCGCTGTCCAGGCCGATGGTGCGGAAGATCATTTTGTAACCACGGGCAGTGATTTCCGGGCTGGTGGCAGCCGGGGTCACCATGATGATGCCTTCGTCTTCGTAGATGTCCGAAGCAGGCTGAGTGGAGCTGGAGCACAGGTGGCCGACCACGAACTTGACGCCGTCGTTGACCACTTTGTTGGCGACGGCGACCGCTTGTTTCGGGTCGCAGGCATCATCGTACTCAACGGCTTCAAGCTTCTTGCCGTCCACGCCGCCTTTGGCGTTGATCTGCTCGATGGCCATTTTGGCGCCGCTGAACTGCATGTCGCCGTATTGGGCCACAGCGCCGGTTTTCGGGCCGGCGATGCCGATCTTGATCGTGTCAGCTGCGAACGAGTGACTGGCGACCCCCGCCAGAACCAGTGCGGCAAACAGCTTGGAAATCTGATTCATACCCTTAGTCATGATGCTCCACTCTTGCGTTGTCGTTTTTATAATCCTGACGGCCAAAGCTGCAGGACGGGATTGAATCTCAAGGCTCCACCCCCAGCAACTGTACCGGAACAGTTTAGAGCGCCGGTCGAGCGCTTGAATAGCTGGCGGCGGGGGGCAAAGCCTGTGGATGTCGCTTAATCGACAGAAAGATACACAATCAAGCCGGCTGTTTTGCCCGGTCGGGCGACGAACCGGTCGGCTTGCGCGAACTTCCCTGCAATCAATCACTTGAATCCGGGTTTGTCGGTACGAAAGGCGGCGCTATCATTGCGCCGATTTCCAATACGGTGAAAACCCATGACGCAAGAACCTAGCACCCTCTATGCCAAACTGCTTGGCGAAACCGCTTCGATTACCTGGAGAGAATTGCAACCGTTCTTTGCGAAGGGTGCCCTGTTGTGGGTCGAGCCGACGCTGGATTTGATCGCTGTGGCGCAGGCATTTGCCGAGAACAGCGAGGCGCAGGTCGCGGCGTGGGTGAGCAGCGGGGAGGTCGGCAAGGTCTCTGAATCAAAGGCCCTGGATCTTTTGGAGCGCGATCCGCCGCTGTGGGCCGTCGTCGTCGCACCCTGGGTGTTGATCCACGAAAGGGCGTGACCCTCTTGGATGCTCGGTAATGGTGCGCCGGATGGTGGCAAAGTGGGTAGGGCAGTAACTGAAGGTGTGTCGCCGGTAGCAAAATCTCTCATTGAATTTGCGTGAGGTCGACTCACGCTGCCGCTGGAATAACCGGCGGCAAACCAAAAGCGGCCCGTGCCGCGTCGCAATGGCTGTTGTGCTCGCCATCTTCCCAGACGGGATCGAATTCGCGGCAGGTAGTCGCGCGCTGTTCATAGATAGAACAGCTGACCTTGACGCCGACTTCTCCGACCAGTGCAACGCACCGCGGCGACTTACAGTCGGTCCCGATCATTGCCACGCGGCTCGCGCTGATGCTCTCCACCAGCGCATCGGGCACTGTTCCTCCCGCCGATGCACATTCTCCCCAGAAAAACGAAACGCGAAATTGTGAGCAGCAGGCACCACAATTCAGACACGGGCTGACATCGGACATGGGTTAAAACCGAAGGGGAGGAGGGGCAATCTGCGGCTCATTCTAGGCTTCCCGTGGGCGCTGGGAAGTGGGTACGAGAAATATATCCTGAGGGTCGGGACGCCGGAGATGTCGGCCATACGATGCTGGATCAGGCCGGCTCTGTGCGTTCCCATGGTCGGGTATCAGCGGTGCGAATGTTTGCAGACAAGGCGCGGAGCGGGAACTACACAGATTGGGCGTGGATGTGTTTATCGCCACAGATCGGGGACCGCGCAAATCTCGCAGACCGGGACCGCTAGCCACGTGATCAGCCCGCTAGCCGAAGTCAGTCATCAATAACAAGAAAAGAGATCGACTCATGGATCATTCGACTCAGGCGGCGAACGCCTGGCGCGTTCTGTTTCTGCTGTTTCTGGCCAACCTGTTCAACTTCTTCGACCGCACGATCCCCGCGATCATCATCGAGCCCATTCGCAAGGAATGGTCGCTGAGCGATTTTCAGCTCGGCATCATCGGCACCGCCTTCACGCTGGTGTACGCAGTAGCCGGTTTGCCGTTGGGCCGCATGGCCGACAACGGCTCGCGGCGCAAGTTGATGGGCTGGGGCCTGGCGGTGTGGAGTGCGCTGACGGCGGTGAATGGGCTGGTCGGCAGCTTCTGGGGGTTTCTGCTGGTGCGCATGGGCGTCGGGATCGGTGAGGCCAGTTATGCGCCCGCCGCCAACTCACTGATCGGTGACCTGTTCCCGGCCCACCGCCGCGCCCGCGCCATGGGCATTTTCATGCTCGGCCTGCCGCTGGGGCTGTTGCTGGCGTTCTTCACCATCGGCGCGATGGTCCAGGCCTTCGGCAGTTGGCGCGCGCCGTTCTTCATCGCCGCAGTGCCGGGGCTGGTGCTGGCGCTGTTCATGTTCTTCATTCGCGAGCCGGCCCGAGGCGCTGCCGAAAGCGTGGCCATTTCCCAGGAAAAAATCCACCGGCCGATCCGCCGCTTATTGTCGATCCCCACGTTTCGCTGGCTGGTGCTCGCCGGCCTGGCGTTCAACTTCGCCACGTACGCGTGCAACTCGTTCATGGTGTCGATGCTGCAGCGCTACTTTTTACTCCCTCTGCAGGAAGCAGCGATGGCCACCGGCATGATCGTCGGCGTGACCGGTCTTGTTGGCCTGACCGTCGGCGGCTGGGTGGCGGACAAGCTGCATCAACGCTGGAGCAACGGCCGCCTGATGTTTGCCGCCATGAGCATGGTGGTCGCAACGCTGTGTACCGGTTACGCGCTGCACGCCGGGCGCATCGAGATCGGCGTGTTCGTCGGGGTGTTCAGCCTCGGCTGGCTGTTCTCCTACAACTTCTACACCTGCGTTTACACCGCGATCCAGGACGTGGTGCAGCCCCGGCTGCGTGCGACGGCCATGGCGCTGTTTTTTGCCGGTTTGTATCTGTTGGGTGGTGGCCTGGGGCCGGTGGTGGTGGGCTTGCTGTCGGACCATTTCGCTCACTCGGCCATGTACGCCGCGCAGGTCGAGCAGATGACCGAACCGTTCAAGGCGGTGGGGCTGCACGATGCGATGTACTTGATACCGGTGGCGCTGTTTTTCGCGCTGGTCTTTCTGGCGAAGGCGTCGACGTGTTTCAGCGCCGATGCGTTGCGGATGCGCGAGGGGATGGTGGCGGATGAGCCGGTGGGGCAGGGGGTGAGGCCGTCGGCGGCGTAGATGTCAGGTTGAGTGCAGGCCTGTAGGAGAGTGGCTTGTCCCGCGATCGCGGTGTGTCAATTACAGATGCGGTAACTGACACACCGCAATCGCGGGCAAGCGCGCTCCTACAGGTTGTGTGTTCGCCGCATGAGCTGCGGCGAACCTGATTAACCTGCTACCAACACCCGGATCGCTTCCAGGCGCAGCGCGGCTTTTTCCAGCATGGCCAGGCCTTGCTCACGTTGTTCGCGCAACGCCGCCAGTTCGCTGTCGCGCACGGTTGGGTTGACCGCTTGCAACGCGGTCAACCGCGCGAGCTCTTCGTCGGTGTCTGCCGCCAGGCGTCGCTGCGCCTCGGCCACACGTTCAGCGTGCTTCGGCGCGATCTTGCTTTCGGCGGCGTTGATCTGCGGGTTGAGCACGTCGCGCTGGGCCTGGATGAACTTGTTGGCGCTGGCCCGGGGCACGCTCTCCAGCTGATCATTCAAGGTGAGGAAGGACACGCGGCCCGACAGGTCGTTGCCGTTGCCGTCCAGCAGGCAACGCAGCGCAGCCGGCGGCAGGTAGCGGCCCAGTTGCAGCGAGCGCGGCGCGACTACTTCACTGACGTAGAGCAATTCCAGCAACACGGTGCCGGGTTTCAGCGCCTTGTTCTTGATCAATGCCACGGCGGTGTTGCCCATCGAGCCGGACAGCACGAGATCCATGCCGCCCTGCACCATCGGGTGCTCCCAGGTGATGAACTGCATGTCTTCGCGGGACAGCGCCTGATTACGGTCGTAGGTAATGGTAACGCCTTCGTCGTCGCCCAGCGGGAAGCTGGCGTCGAGCATCTTCTCGCTCGGCCGCAGGATCAGTGCGTTCTCCGAGTGGTCCTCGCTGTCGATGCCGAACGCGTCGAACAGGGTTTCCATGTAGATCGGCAGGGTGAATTGATCGTCCTGCTCGAGGATGGCTTCGACCAGCGCCTCGCCTTCGCCCGCGCCGCCGGAGTTCAGCTCCAGCAGACGGTCGCGGCCAGTGTGCAATTCGCTTTCCAGGCGCACGCGCTCGTTACGAGCCTCGGTCACCAGGGCCTGCCAGTCGTCCTCGTCGCCGCCTTCCAGCTGCGGCAACAGGCGCGGGCCGAACGTGTGTTGCAGCGCGTTGCCGGTCGGGCAGGTGTTGAGGAATGCGTTGAGGGCCTCGTGATACCACTGGAACAGCCGCTCTTGCGGGCTGGTTTCCAGATACGGCACGTGCAGCTCGATGATGTGCTTCTGGCCGATCCGGTCCAGACGCCCGATCCGCTGCTCCAGCAGGTCCGGGTGCGCAGGCAGGTCGAACAGCACCAGATGATGGGAGAACTGGAAGTTGCGGCCTTCACTGCCGATTTCCGAACAGATCAGCACCTGGGCGCCGAATTCTTCGTCGGCGAAGTAGGCTGCCGCGCGGTCACGCTCGAGGATGTTCATGCCTTCGTGGAAGACCGTCGCCGGTATGCCGGAGCGCACGCGCAGGGCGTCTTCCAGGTCCATCGCGGTTTCGGCATGGGCGCAGATGACCAGCACCTTCACGCGCTTGAGCATTTTCAGGGTGTCGATCAGCCATTCAACGCGCGGATCGAAGCGCCACCAGCGTTCTTCTTCGCTCAGCTCGCTCTGGGCCTGGAAGCTGACTTCCGGGTACAGGTCGGCGTGTTCGCCAATCGGCAGCTCCAGGTATTCAGCCGGGCAGGGCAGGGGGTACGGGTGCAGCTTGCGCTCCGGGAACCCTTGCACGGCAGCGCGGGTGTTGCGGAACAGCACGCGGCCGGTGCCGTGACGGTCCAGCAGTTCGCGGATCAGGCGGGCGCTGGCTTCGGCGTCGCCGGCGGCAACCGCGGTCAGCAGCGCTTCGGCTTCGGCGCCGAGGAAACCACGGATGGTCTCATTGGCCTTGGGCGACAGCGTGCCTTTATCGAGCAGCTCCTGAACGGCTTCGGCCACCGGGCGATAGTTTTCGCTCTCGGCGCGGAAGGCGTGCAGGTCGTGAAAACGGTTCGGGTCCAGCAGGCGCAGACGGGCAAAGTGGCTGTCCTGACCGAGCTGCTCGGGGGTTGCCGTCAGCAGCAGCACACCGGGAATGACTTCGGCCAGTTGCTCGACCAGCGAGTATTCGCGGCTGGCCTTTTCTTCGTGCCAGACCAAGTGGTGGGCTTCGTCGACGACCAGCATGTCCCAGCCCGCCGCAAACAGGGCGTCCTGGGCTTTTTCGTCTTCAACCAGCCATTCCAGCGACACCAGCGCCAGTTGCGTGTCTTCGAACGGGTTGCCGGCATCGCTTTCGATGAAGCGTTCGGCGTCGAACAGCGCGACCTGCAGGTTGAAGCGGCGGCGCATTTCGACCAGCCACTGGTGCTGCAGGTTTTCCGGCACCAGGATCAGCACGCGGTTGGCGCGGCCCGACAGCAATTGGCGGTGGATGACCAGACCGGCTTCGATGGTTTTGCCCAGCCCCACTTCGTCCGCCAGCAAGACCCGCGGCGCGATACGGTCAGCGACTTCGCGGGCGATGTGCAACTGGTGCGCGATCGGTTGCGCGCGCACGCCACCCAGGCCCCACAGCGAGGACTGCAGCTGGCGGCTGGTGTGTTCGAGGGTGTGGTAACGCAGGGAGAACCACGGTAGAGGGTCGATCTGCCCGGCGAACAGGCGGTCGGTGGCCAGGCGGAACTGGATGAAGTTCGACAGCTGGGTTTCCGGCAGGGTCACGGGCTGGTTTTGCGCGTTGAGGCCGTGGTAGACCAGCAGGCCGTCGACGTCGTCGACTTCGCGGACGGTCATCTTCCAGTTTTCGAAGTGGGTGATGGTGTCACCCGGCGAGAAGCGCACCCGCGTCAGCGGCGCATTGCGCAAAGCATACTGGCGCGTGTCGCCAGTGGCCGGATAGAGCACGGTCAACAAGCGGCCGTCCTGTGCCAGAACGGTGCCCAAACCCAGCTCGGCTTCGCTGTCGCTAATCCAGCGTTGCCCCGGTTGATACTGCTGCGACATGCTGCCTGACTCCCGCCTTGAAAAAGCCGACTATGTTAACGGAACAAGGCGCCCAGGCCAAAGCCACATTGTAAAAACGCCCGGATATAGTGAGTGGCGCGCCTGGCGTGGGCACTTGCTGGGAAAAACATAGTCGAAACTCGCGCTTGAATCGGCTCAAGTCGACGAAACGGCAGCCGACAGCTTGATAACAGGAGACCATTACCATGCTGCCACCGCTGATTCCACTGAGCGCGGCCCCCGTGACTTCGCAGCTGGACCCGGTCAAACCCACCCCGGATATCCCGCCGGTAACGCCGATTCAAAAGAGTTCGAGCGAAACCAACATCGACATGGGCGAACGTGACCGCGAGCAGGCCGAATTGCTGCTGCGCGAAGAACAACGCCGCCATCAACGCCGCCGCAGCGACCGGCGCGTGGCTGACCGCCATCCCGATCTTGAAGAAGGCCCGGCCATCCCCGGGGATTTCCTCAATGCCGACGACACCGTGCCGGTGGTGCCGATCATCGACGACGAGCCGCGCCAGGGTTTGTGGGTCGATCTGAAAGTCTGAGGCGCTGGTCAGCGCCGCTTTGATTGCGCATTATTGGCGGCAACAGCTATATACGAGCGATACGCCATGAGCGATGACGGAAAACTGGTCGACCTGAGCGCCGAACGCGCCAAGCGTGTTCACGACCTCAATGACAAACGGCTGAACGAAGTACGAAGCGCTTTCGAGCAGGCCATGCCGCTGGGCAAGGGCAGGAAGAAAGCCAAGAGCAAACCGAAAAAACGCTGACCCTGCCTTCCGTTCGTCCCCCGTCTGCCGGCCGCTGTTTGCGATCCACGCCGGCATTGACCTGAGTCAATTCCTCCCGCCGCCCCTCTGGTTAATCTGCGCCCATCAAACAGGTTCGGGCAGAAGGAGTGCGCATGTTTCTCGACCACGCAGTGATAGCCGGCGTCATGACGGTGGGGCTGATGATGGCGATTTACTCGTGCGTCGGGCTGTTCATCTGGAAAGACTCACCCCGGCGCGGAAGACGCTGAGTTTTCTATACAAAGAGCACGCAAGGCATTTTGGGCAACTTCGGTTGCCCATTTTTTTTATGTGCTGATTGCTGCGGCATTTGCTGCCGGATACGGAATAAAAATGCTCTGCGCGCGCCGGCATCTTCTGATGCGCATCAATCTATTCCGTTGATACCGGCTTGCTGGCGAACCCGATCGTCCCTACACCCACGCGGCGGCTGAACAAATGCGTTCGCCAGCAAGGTGGAGCGCAACCCCGGCGGCTCCTACGGATCTGTGCAGGTCGCAGGTATAGCGTTAACGCTAATCCAGCCGGATCTATGCATGGCGCAGGTTTCAGCGTTAACGCCAATCCAGTGCAGGAGCGCGCTTGCCCGCGATGGCGGTGGGTCATTCAGCACAGCAGTCTCTGAACAAATGCGTTCGCCAGCAAGTTGGTATCTACAGAACCGCGTCAGCCGACGGTGATGGGCGGCAGCTCGGCCAGGGTCACGGTCTGCAGCTTGCGTGGCGCGAGGATCTCGGCCTCGCCATCCACCACCAGCTCATCGTTCTGGTTGAACACGCGAGTGGCGATGCGCACGCGGAATTTCGGCAGTTTCTCGAGGATTTCCAGGCGCACGGTCAAGGTGTCGCCGATCTTCACCGGCTTCTGGAAGGTCATCTGCTGGCCCAGGTAAATCGTGCCCGGGCCAGGCAGTTCGCAGGCCACCGCCGCGCTGATCAATGCGCCGCTGAACAT encodes the following:
- a CDS encoding YkgJ family cysteine cluster protein, whose translation is MSDVSPCLNCGACCSQFRVSFFWGECASAGGTVPDALVESISASRVAMIGTDCKSPRCVALVGEVGVKVSCSIYEQRATTCREFDPVWEDGEHNSHCDAARAAFGLPPVIPAAA
- a CDS encoding DUF2288 domain-containing protein, whose translation is MTQEPSTLYAKLLGETASITWRELQPFFAKGALLWVEPTLDLIAVAQAFAENSEAQVAAWVSSGEVGKVSESKALDLLERDPPLWAVVVAPWVLIHERA
- a CDS encoding aspartate-semialdehyde dehydrogenase encodes the protein MLPPLIPLSAAPVTSQLDPVKPTPDIPPVTPIQKSSSETNIDMGERDREQAELLLREEQRRHQRRRSDRRVADRHPDLEEGPAIPGDFLNADDTVPVVPIIDDEPRQGLWVDLKV
- the livH gene encoding high-affinity branched-chain amino acid ABC transporter permease LivH; translation: MPIDLYHFLQQLVNGLTIGSTYALIAIGYTMVYGIIGMINFAHGEVYMIGSYVAFIALAGLTMLGLDSLPLLITAAFVASIVVTSAYGYAIERVAYRPLRGSNRLIPLISAIGMSIFLQNTVLLSQDSKDKSIPNLIPGNFVFGPGSSHEVVISYMQILIFVVTLVAMLGLTWFISRSRLGRACRACAEDIKMANLLGINTNNIIALTFVIGAALAAVAAVLLSMQYGVINPNAGFLVGIKAFTAAVLGGIGSIPGAMLGGLVLGIAEAFGADIFGDQYKDVVAFGLLVLVLLFRPTGLLGRPEVEKV
- the rapA gene encoding RNA polymerase-associated protein RapA produces the protein MSQQYQPGQRWISDSEAELGLGTVLAQDGRLLTVLYPATGDTRQYALRNAPLTRVRFSPGDTITHFENWKMTVREVDDVDGLLVYHGLNAQNQPVTLPETQLSNFIQFRLATDRLFAGQIDPLPWFSLRYHTLEHTSRQLQSSLWGLGGVRAQPIAHQLHIAREVADRIAPRVLLADEVGLGKTIEAGLVIHRQLLSGRANRVLILVPENLQHQWLVEMRRRFNLQVALFDAERFIESDAGNPFEDTQLALVSLEWLVEDEKAQDALFAAGWDMLVVDEAHHLVWHEEKASREYSLVEQLAEVIPGVLLLTATPEQLGQDSHFARLRLLDPNRFHDLHAFRAESENYRPVAEAVQELLDKGTLSPKANETIRGFLGAEAEALLTAVAAGDAEASARLIRELLDRHGTGRVLFRNTRAAVQGFPERKLHPYPLPCPAEYLELPIGEHADLYPEVSFQAQSELSEEERWWRFDPRVEWLIDTLKMLKRVKVLVICAHAETAMDLEDALRVRSGIPATVFHEGMNILERDRAAAYFADEEFGAQVLICSEIGSEGRNFQFSHHLVLFDLPAHPDLLEQRIGRLDRIGQKHIIELHVPYLETSPQERLFQWYHEALNAFLNTCPTGNALQHTFGPRLLPQLEGGDEDDWQALVTEARNERVRLESELHTGRDRLLELNSGGAGEGEALVEAILEQDDQFTLPIYMETLFDAFGIDSEDHSENALILRPSEKMLDASFPLGDDEGVTITYDRNQALSREDMQFITWEHPMVQGGMDLVLSGSMGNTAVALIKNKALKPGTVLLELLYVSEVVAPRSLQLGRYLPPAALRCLLDGNGNDLSGRVSFLTLNDQLESVPRASANKFIQAQRDVLNPQINAAESKIAPKHAERVAEAQRRLAADTDEELARLTALQAVNPTVRDSELAALREQREQGLAMLEKAALRLEAIRVLVAG
- a CDS encoding branched-chain amino acid ABC transporter substrate-binding protein; translated protein: MTKGMNQISKLFAALVLAGVASHSFAADTIKIGIAGPKTGAVAQYGDMQFSGAKMAIEQINAKGGVDGKKLEAVEYDDACDPKQAVAVANKVVNDGVKFVVGHLCSSSTQPASDIYEDEGIIMVTPAATSPEITARGYKMIFRTIGLDSAQGPAAGDYIAKQVKPKIVAVIHDKQQYGEGIATAVKKTLEADGVKVALFEGINAGDKDFSSLIAKMKQANVDFVYYGGYHPELGLILRQAQEKGLKAGFMGPEGVGNASISQIAQDASEGLLVTLPKSFDQDPSNKALVDAFAAKKEDPSGPFVFPSYAAVEVIADAITTAKSEDTAKVAAAIHAGTFKTPTGELSFDDKGDLKDFKFVVYTWHKDGTKTEAPVK
- the ccoM gene encoding cytochrome c oxidase subunit CcoM is translated as MFLDHAVIAGVMTVGLMMAIYSCVGLFIWKDSPRRGRR
- a CDS encoding MaoC family dehydratase, producing the protein MTQVTNTPYEALEVGQTASYSQTVEERHIQLFAEMSGDRNPVHLDAEFAAKSMFKDRIAHGMFSGALISAAVACELPGPGTIYLGQQMTFQKPVKIGDTLTVRLEILEKLPKFRVRIATRVFNQNDELVVDGEAEILAPRKLQTVTLAELPPITVG
- a CDS encoding spinster family MFS transporter, with amino-acid sequence MDHSTQAANAWRVLFLLFLANLFNFFDRTIPAIIIEPIRKEWSLSDFQLGIIGTAFTLVYAVAGLPLGRMADNGSRRKLMGWGLAVWSALTAVNGLVGSFWGFLLVRMGVGIGEASYAPAANSLIGDLFPAHRRARAMGIFMLGLPLGLLLAFFTIGAMVQAFGSWRAPFFIAAVPGLVLALFMFFIREPARGAAESVAISQEKIHRPIRRLLSIPTFRWLVLAGLAFNFATYACNSFMVSMLQRYFLLPLQEAAMATGMIVGVTGLVGLTVGGWVADKLHQRWSNGRLMFAAMSMVVATLCTGYALHAGRIEIGVFVGVFSLGWLFSYNFYTCVYTAIQDVVQPRLRATAMALFFAGLYLLGGGLGPVVVGLLSDHFAHSAMYAAQVEQMTEPFKAVGLHDAMYLIPVALFFALVFLAKASTCFSADALRMREGMVADEPVGQGVRPSAA